From Glycine max cultivar Williams 82 chromosome 11, Glycine_max_v4.0, whole genome shotgun sequence, the proteins below share one genomic window:
- the GAI2 gene encoding DELLA protein 1: MKRDHKDSCGGGGAAGGTVKGECSSMQSNGKAKMWEEEQQQQQQQQQQQQQQGMDELLAALGYKVRASDMADVAQKLEQLEMVMGCAQEDGISHLASDTVHYDPTDLYSWVQSMLTELNPEPNNNLDPSSFLIDNNNNIINSTAPVFNDDSEYDLRAIPGIAAYPPPLPQDNHLDEIETANNINKRLKPSPAESADSAASEPTRHVVLVDHQEAGVRLVHTLLACAEAVQQENLKLADALVKHVGILAASQAGAMRKVASYFAQALARRIYGIFPEETLDSSFSDVLHMHFYESCPYLKFAHFTANQAILEAFATAGKVHVIDFGLKQGMQWPALMQALALRPGGPPTFRLTGIGPPQPDNTDALQQVGLKLAQLAQIIGVQFEFRGFVCNSLADLDPNMLEIRPGEAVAVNSVFELHRMLARSGSVDKVLDTVKKINPQIVTIVEQEANHNGPGFLDRFTEALHYYSSLFDSLEGSSSSSTGLGSPSQDLLMSELYLGRQICNVVAYEGPDRVERHETLTQWRGRLDSAGFDPVHLGSNAFKQASMLLALFAGGDGYRVEENNGCLMLGWHTRPLIATSAWKLPSSSESSGLTQ; the protein is encoded by the coding sequence ATGAAGAGGGACCACAAAGATAGctgcggcggcggcggcgcCGCCGGAGGGACTGTGAAGGGTGAGTGTTCCTCAATGCAGTCAAACGGGAAGGCGAAGATGTGGGAGGAAGagcaacagcagcagcagcagcaacaacagcaacaacaacaacagggGATGGACGAGTTGCTGGCGGCGTTGGGGTACAAGGTTCGTGCTTCCGACATGGCTGACGTGGCACAGAAGCTGGAGCAGTTGGAGATGGTCATGGGTTGTGCCCAGGAAGACGGAATTTCCCACCTGGCCTCCGACACCGTTCATTACGACCCTACAGATCTCTATTCCTGGGTCCAAAGCATGTTAACCGAACTCAACCCCGAACCCAACAACAACCTCGATCCATCTTCTTTCTTGatcgacaacaacaacaacatcatcaacagCACAGCCCCTGTTTTCAACGACGATTCCGAATATGACCTCAGAGCCATTCCTGGCATAGCAGCCtaccctcctcctcttcctcaaGACAACCACCTCGACGAAATCGAAACGGCTAACAACATCAACAAGCGCCTCAAGCCATCTCCAGCGGAATCAGCAGACTCCGCCGCGTCTGAGCCCACGCGCCATGTCGTCCTCGTTGACCATCAGGAAGCCGGCGTGCGTCTCGTCCACACTCTCCTGGCGTGCGCGGAGGCCGTTCAGCAGGAGAATCTCAAGCTCGCGGACGCGCTCGTCAAGCACGTGGGCATACTCGCGGCTTCCCAAGCCGGCGCCATGAGGAAGGTTGCTTCCTACTTCGCCCAAGCCCTGGCGCGTAGAATCTACGGAATCTTCCCCGAAGAAACCCTCGATTCCTCCTTCTCCGACGTTCTCCACATGCACTTTTACGAGTCTTGCCCTTATCTCAAATTCGCGCACTTCACCGCGAATCAGGCCATCCTCGAAGCCTTCGCCACCGCCGGGAAAGTCCACGTCATCGATTTCGGCCTCAAACAAGGGATGCAGTGGCCGGCACTCATGCAGGCCCTCGCATTACGGCCCGGCGGGCCCCCGACTTTCCGTTTAACCGGAATCGGGCCCCCACAGCCCGACAACACCGACGCGCTGCAGCAGGTGGGCTTGAAATTAGCCCAATTGGCCCAAATCATCGGCGTCCAGTTCGAATTCCGCGGCTTCGTTTGCAACAGCCTCGCGGATCTCGACCCGAATATGCTCGAGATCCGACCCGGGGAAGCCGTGGCGGTGAATTCCGTCTTCGAACTCCACCGCATGCTCGCCCGGTCCGGATCCGTCGACAAGGTCTTGGACACTGTCAAGAAAATTAATCCCCAGATCGTTACCATCGTGGAACAAGAAGCGAACCACAACGGACCGGGTTTTCTAGACCGGTTCACTGAAGCCTTGCATTACTATTCCAGTCTTTTCGACTCGCTTGAGGGTTCGTCTTCTTCTTCGACCGGGTTGGGCTCGCCGAGTCAGGATCTGTTGATGTCCGAGTTGTACCTTGGGAGACAGATTTGCAACGTGGTGGCTTACGAGGGCCCGGACCGGGTCGAGCGGCACGAGACTTTGACTCAGTGGAGGGGGAGATTGGACTCGGCCGGGTTCGACCCGGTTCATCTCGGGTCCAACGCATTCAAGCAAGCGAGTATGCTACTTGCTCTATTCGCAGGCGGTGATGGGTATAGGGTTGAGGAGAATAACGGCTGCCTCATGCTTGGCTGGCACACTAGGCCACTCATCGCTACCTCCGCTTGGAAGCTTCCCTCCTCCAGCGAGTCTAGTGGCTTGACTCAGTGA